The following are encoded in a window of Williamwhitmania taraxaci genomic DNA:
- a CDS encoding HlyD family secretion protein: MKNRRNFFVISGIVIGLVLLTIAGWVLLKPIPLTIQGEVEAKEVKVASKLPGRIAAILVKEGATVKKGDTLILLDSPEIRAKMAQAQAAQRAAGAQRDKANSGARSQDVEAAFNMWQKAKAGSDLADKTYQRVKNLYNDGVVPLQKLDEAEANMKAFKTTETAAKAQYNMAEEGARKEDKNAASAIWDQASGVVLEVGSYLAETVIKAPADGEVITIISENGELVSTGFPIITLVDLSDIWVTFNLREDLIAKIKMGDEFKASFPALGNKEITLKINYMKVLGDFATWHSTKTSGDFDQKTFEVRAIPTEKTEGLRPGMSALVNWDSLSAKN, translated from the coding sequence ATGAAAAATAGAAGAAATTTCTTTGTTATTTCGGGTATCGTTATCGGTTTAGTATTACTAACCATTGCCGGTTGGGTGTTGCTAAAGCCGATCCCATTAACCATACAGGGTGAAGTTGAGGCAAAAGAGGTAAAGGTGGCATCTAAACTACCGGGACGGATTGCAGCGATTCTAGTAAAAGAAGGAGCTACCGTAAAAAAAGGTGATACCTTAATCCTTCTCGATAGTCCGGAAATTAGAGCCAAAATGGCACAAGCACAAGCCGCTCAACGTGCAGCAGGCGCTCAGCGCGACAAGGCCAACAGCGGTGCCCGCAGCCAAGATGTTGAAGCCGCCTTCAACATGTGGCAAAAAGCCAAAGCAGGATCGGACTTAGCCGACAAAACCTATCAACGCGTTAAAAATCTCTACAACGACGGTGTTGTGCCGCTTCAAAAGTTAGATGAAGCTGAAGCCAATATGAAGGCATTCAAAACAACCGAAACAGCAGCCAAGGCCCAGTATAACATGGCCGAAGAGGGCGCTCGTAAGGAAGATAAAAATGCAGCCAGTGCCATTTGGGATCAAGCTTCCGGCGTAGTGCTAGAGGTGGGTAGCTACCTTGCCGAAACAGTTATAAAAGCACCTGCCGACGGTGAGGTTATTACTATCATCTCCGAGAACGGTGAATTGGTAAGTACCGGTTTTCCCATTATCACCTTGGTCGACCTTTCGGATATATGGGTGACCTTTAACCTTCGCGAAGACCTGATTGCGAAGATCAAAATGGGCGATGAATTTAAGGCTTCATTCCCTGCACTGGGCAACAAGGAAATAACCCTTAAGATAAACTACATGAAGGTGCTCGGAGACTTTGCTACATGGCATTCAACGAAAACATCGGGCGACTTTGACCAAAAAACATTTGAGGTTAGGGCTATCCCAACCGAAAAAACGGAAGGGCTACGACCCGGTATGAGCGCCCTTGTAAACTGGGATAGCTTATCAGCTAAGAACTAA